In Leguminivora glycinivorella isolate SPB_JAAS2020 chromosome 20, LegGlyc_1.1, whole genome shotgun sequence, the following proteins share a genomic window:
- the LOC125236936 gene encoding uncharacterized protein LOC125236936 — MVSFDVESLFTNVPLRECLGIVKTKLVENGHPEGYVTLLEHCLEGNYFLYHGQFYLQVDGVAMGSPVAPVIANIWMEHFEELALRSGPPVITLWKRYVDDVFCILRGSSDTVERFVDHLNSIHPKVKFTFEMESDRSLPFLDVKLKAKPDGTLAHSVYRKPTHTDRYLQASSHHHPRHLQSVVTSLVNRARDLCDSEHLDEELAHVQKVLRKNGYLQTIPRKTKKGRDIRRLTGNQPFCRM, encoded by the coding sequence ATGGTGAGTTTCGACGTGGAGTCGTTATTCACCAATGTTCCATTAAGGGAGTGTCTGGGCATTGTTAAGACGAAACTCGTGGAGAACGGTCATCCTGAGGGGTACGTCACGCTGTTGGAGCATTGTCTGGAGGGGAATTATTTCCTCTACCATGGACAGTTTTATCTGCAGGTGGATGGAGTAGCAATGGGCAGTCCAGTAGCCCCAGTAATTGCTAACATATGGATGGAGCATTTTGAAGAGTTAGCATTACGCTCCGGACCGCCTGTGATTACACTGTGGAAGAGATACGTAGATGACGTGTTCTGCATTTTGAGGGGCAGCTCCGATACAGTGGAACGGTTCGTTGACCATTTAAACTCCATCCATCCAAAGGTAAAGTTTACCTTCGAGATGGAGAGCGACAGATCCCTACCTTTCCTGGATGTAAAGTTGAAAGCTAAACCAGATGGAACCCTGGCACACTCCGTATACAGAAAGCCCACCCACACTGACAGGTACCTGCAAGCTTCTTCCCATCATCATCCGAGACATCTGCAATCGGTGGTCACATCCCTGGTTAACAGGGCTCGAGACTTATGTGACTCTGAACACTTAGACGAGGAGTTAGCCCATGTTCAGAAGGTGCTGAGGAAAAATGGGTATTTGCAGACAATCCCGCGCAAGACTAAGAAGGGGAGAGACATCCGCAGGTTGACAGGCAACCAGCCTTTTTGCCGTATGTGA